Within Scomber japonicus isolate fScoJap1 chromosome 1, fScoJap1.pri, whole genome shotgun sequence, the genomic segment ATTTCAGTGATGGTGCTCAACTGAAGGCCAGTGctacaaatgacaaaaacatgcCAATTCAAGTCacttgaaataaaatgttgctACATTCAAGTGGAAAATGACCAACTGTGTGCTAACAGAACATAAGCACCAATGAGCTAGGTTTGCAGACAAATGTGAATAAGTACAAGAATTCAAGATTCCTCTCACTTCAGCTGAGGCACAGAGCAGCACCGGTAAAACACACTGGTTCATCACAAAGTACATTCCTCCTCATCTACACTCAATTTGAAACTTGActgaagtcagtatgaaatTCAGAACAGCACAGGAGATTTCAGATTTTCAAATGATGTTTCACCTCCTTATAAAAAACTTGTATTGAACTTGCATTGATCTATCTGCATGGTGGACCGTAACTCGACCGTAACTAAGAGTTGGTGTAGGAGAGGAGACGTAATtcagaagaaacaacaaaagaGGGAGGGTGCCAAGTGTGACTCAACAAATAGGCAACATGTGAGGCAACCTGTTTGCAACACATTTCTGGTAACTGAGAATACATGAACTGTTGGTGATACATACAGTTTTCCCCTCCACCTTCATCACCCTTTGATTTAGCAATCATTTCCCATGAAAATTATACTATTAAAACATCCTTTGCTGTCACATCCATATGAAGAGAAAGTTGGATCCTGGGACGTaccaaaacaaaactttatTAGCCACATTTGTTCTGTTATCTGCATCCAGTCCACAAAAAGATGAACCTGATGTAATATTGTCCTAATTCCATTGTGGGGTTTAACTATTCAGGCACCAAAAaggcaataaaataaacactgactggATGACATTTAGGAACAGAAATGCGTCATACACTATTATCATGGCAAGAAGATTTCAGCATGTCAGAGTGTGGTCAGACATCAGttgttacagaaaaaaaaaaatcacctggCTACAGCAGCAGCCCTTCAAACGTTACACTTTGTATGTATCCACAGGCAGGCTGGGCAGGGCTGTATGATAAAGTAAAGAAACACCCATGgtttgttgacatttttgggTGTGCTTTGAGTTGATGGATACCAACAGCATCTCTCTGTCCTTCAGCCAACACCCTCTCACTTGTAAGTTTGTAAAGACTGGTGCTGTAACTGTCAACAGAGTAGCATGTGAAGTAGTAACAAGTTGAATGAATACAGCATTCTCTGCAGAGGCAGTGGATGAGAGTACCTAAGGTGTTTTGTCCTACAGACTGACCTCAAGTCATTTGGAGGTAAATGTATCTCTACTTGATGTTGTGTTAACCAGCTGCTGGTTGTGGCTTTATATTTGATGGACAGAGTGGTATCTATCTTATCATCTAACTGTACACCAAATGTGTGCAACATGtgttttgctttaaaatcattgatGAAAAAAACCATAAAGAAATTGTTAAGTGCAGTGACGACTGTTTTTGCTACAGAAATGCTGAAATGTTCAAATTGCTCTTCTGCCCCAAACAGCTGAATCTGTTTAACTGGTTTCTGATTTAAGCTTTGAGAGCCTCAGGATTGAAATAGAATACAGACCAATCGGGTTTCAGGATCTCGGACACAACTCCTCCTTCAACTGCTCTGATTTGCTTGTTGTGTTTACTGTCAGAGGCCAAgtctgctctgtgattggccaCGTGCACTTATAATATCTTTGGTGAAAGTCACCTCCTGGCATTCCCTGACTTTCCTGTCGCCTAGCaacaacataacacaacatGCTAATGCCGTCAGCGTGGTAATGCCCGGCGTAACTCGAAATagtatacaaaataaaaatattcttttaaataGGTATATATAAACATTGCATTAAAAATAGAACCGTATCAAAACACGATTATTATGAGTTCAAGTCACTTAACCTCCAAGTGTGAGCGCTAAACAGCCTGCTGGTGTTCTACTTCACCAGACCTCCACCCATCTCCCCTCCACATCCAGAGTTCGTAGGTAAGGTCTCATTGTGCAGAACATTTACTGCGACTTAAGCCCCAAACTATTGGAGGAGACGGGGTAGGAGTAGGCTTTGCCCAGCACAATGCGGTCTCGGAGCAGTTTAAAAAGGACATAGTAGTTGCAGAAGAGAATAAGGCccagagagagagtgtggttCCAGCGCTCAGAGCGCAGCAGAGAGTATAACTGGTATAGAACCACACTGGACTCGATCCAGATCAGCAGGTTCAGGATCCGCAATGGCTTGTGGAACAGGAACTGGAACAAAGACAGCAAGAGAAAATCAGAAAAGTAAAAAAGCCTTACAGAGCATTTAGAAGGTCAAAGATGAAAAAATTTAATATGCACAGAGgtgacaataaaatacaatataacacattacatttatatacaaaacacaatacattttaGTCTCCCCTAGTGGCCTGTACAAAATCTGATGGGTTGCTTGGGTAATGAGAACCCCTATCGggctaaaaatatattttattaatgccAAAAATAATGCCAATGGAAATAAATAGCATTTGGGGACCTCTGTACAGCATTTTTCTGAAACGTGAAATGGAACCTCTGTGTCATTGCCTGGGACAACCTTGGTAGCGTAGCTCCTTTTAAGGAATAAGGCAGTgcgtaatgtgtgtgtgtgtagtgagtgAGAGAATGAGCATAAAAAAGTAACCATTAATGTGAGCTGCTAAGTCTCTCAAACTTTGCTAAGCACATTTGCAGTTTTGTTGTACTGGATTGTATTATACTTTAAAGGTGTCCTATATTGTTTAACTCTAAGTGAATTATTTACTGTCACTACAATATTAAGTACAGATACTCACATAAAACCTTGCATGTGAAACATCAGAGGGCAGAGCGACATTATAGGGTCCAACTGCCTTATACAGACATCGACTGTGTCGTACCAACACCCCCTGAGGCCAAATGGTACTTTCTGACCACCTATAAAAAGCAATGACACAACAGTTACACATAAACCATTAATAAgagtattttctgtgtgtgtacttctgTGTACACAAAGAGCCACTCACACATGCTGTGGTGCATTGCTGTATGAGCCATGCTCCAGTTTCTGCCAACGACCCAGGTGAGCCGCCGAGCGATGAAGCAGGTCACAGTAGCTGGGGGGCAGCAGCTGGCTCATCAGCATCACAAATGCGTTGATCCACACCATAATCAGATGCTCACATGACCAACGCATGTCATAGTACTGAGTACTCTGTGAAGaacaaatgacaagaaaagGTAAATTTGCCTTAAAGGCCCTAAAAATGATTTTCTCATCCGTTTCTTGCTGTGAGCGATGGAGTCCGACttgaaaaaacaatgttttaccAATGTTTTCGTTATTTTGTGccagacattttttaaacttttttttgccTGTTCTCACAAGTGGGCCACACTCAGCTGGAAAAAACGTAATCACATATTTCTGTGCACAATCAGGATTTTAGCAACATTTATGTATAATCTGATGACAGCTGTAGGGTTGCGTGCTCATGCTGCCAGGCTATCGTCGATCTTATCAGACCTGATTAGGTGAGTTTTCAGTGCTCTTACTAAATAGaaccaaaaaatgtttttccccCAAATTTGGTTGTTGAATATTTAGTCATGAATGTTTGATGTTATGGAGAAACACTATAACCTGCAATAACATTTTTGGACACTGGAGGGCAGAGAAAACAAGCTGTGACCACACATATTATCACTCTGGGTACATCTCAGGTCTCTTAATTGCATCCACATTTCCCTCATTGTGCCTTTGCCTTGCGCCCCTCCCACTGAGTATGCATAGAGAGATTCAAGGAAACTAtgtgaggaaggagagaggaaataagTTTTTAGTGAAATGCAATGTCCTTTCCTCCAAGGCATCATGTAAAGTGACGTCCATTTCTGATGAAAGCTGTCACAGATCACAGCTGGATCAGTTGTCAGTCACCTCTATCAGCTGTAGAGAATTTAGATGGAGTTTGTGTctgcacacatgtgcacactgaTAAAAGGTACACAGTTATAACTGCCAGAGCAgtagtgttttctctctgcagcctgttatctgtttgacaaacacctgcacatgaataaaaacctgtattttgtatttattttgtgttctgTGTCCTGCTCAGAGGCATGAACAGTTTCTACTGGCAGGatgcatttatattattattatattattttcagcCTCAAATGTAACTGAAtggaaataaaactacaaattatgtaaaatataaatgtgtttaaaatgtgtttcttgctGTCAGACAGACTCTTCCATGATATAATTGTATCcataataaaagttaatggGAGGCTAACAACAGATCATGAAAGGTATGATGAACTAGATGGTCACacagaaaactaataaaatatgGAGAGTAATACAGTTGAGTTTAATCTGTAGTCTGTCTCCACTCAGTGATGTTGTGATGTATCAGATCAGCTGCTTTCCAATTAGGGGGTGTGTCGGTTGGCTGCTCTCATGTATCACTCATGGATCCTCAGAGACCCCTCCTCGCTACTCAAGGCAGAAATAAGAGCTTCGAGACAGCCTTCAAAAGGGCGGACCAGAAATTACTTCTGGTTCAAGCAAGGATTGGAGAAATATCAAATAAGAAACTTGAGATGTACTCCTTCTAAACTGACATGGAAAACTTTTAGTGTATCATCATCTTATATGCCTACATTTTAAGCCATGTTTTTAAGGGCTTCAAAATGAACACACAATAAGTCCCCTGAGTTAAAGGTTTTCATAATGCTTCATCTTAATCTGCACATCAACActgaaattaagaaaaaatacaaatagagcaacaattagtcgattagttgccaactatttCTTTGAAGTGATTTTTATAAATCAAATTTCCAAATTATcttattccagcttctcaaatgtgaatattttctggttttctttagtcctctgtgacagtGAACTGAATACCTTTGGGTTTAGACTGTTCAGTCAGAACAAGACAGATCATTTTATAATCCAAATATAGTCCATTGgttaactgaaaaaaaagtagttACTTAAATTAGTAACtgtcagattaatcaataatggaaataatcgttagttgcagccctaaaagcAACTGGAGTGACAGTTACCAACCTTTACGAAGCAGAGAGGCAAGAAGGCTACGTAGTAAGCACTGAACAGTGAGTTGAACAGCACTTCCTTGATTCGTCGATTGAAGTcgctcttcagctcctccacctccgcTCGAATCAGCTccggtgtgtgagtgtgtgtgtgtggtgggcaGGTGTGGGTAGGCATGTGTGGGGCACTGGAAAATTGCTCTCTGAGGTTCTCTCTTAACAGGAAAAGGAAATCACGTGGTCGAAAGAACGGGGTCTCTGTTAGGTCAGTCTGCTGGTGGTCTGCTGGGTAATCGCAATCAGCCGGTGCCGTTTGGCTCTTCCCCCCCTCCTGGTGGAAACAGCAGAGCGGAACATACACGCCAAAtctaggatggagggaggacagTGAGTGAGAACAGAGCATCAAGAGTTTTGGTTTCAAATGATGGCAGGATTAAAATTAGTTGTATGATGTGAAAGCATCATGCATATTTAAAATGGTGAGACATAAAGGGATTGCGGGTCCAGAAATTCTACTTCCATTAGCAGAAAAACATGCTTAGTAAAACCACTTTACAGCTAAAGTGCAACAGCTACATCACTTGGTTGAAAATCAAGTTTATGTCTAGAGAGATGTGTGGTGGcctaaaggaaaaaaaacacatttacgataaacacatttcacaacagaCGTGAATTTCCAACATCGCTTGTACAATGGCTGAATTTGTGTTTGGAGGCACTTGTTTCCATCAGATCCATTCCTTAACTTTTGTCAGCACATGCAGACAAAAAAACCCTATAAAGAAATCTTTACTGACTTTAGTTTACTGCTCCAGTTCCGGTTTAAGTTCCACAAAGATGGCCTGGTTAACTATTTAATCTGACAACGGTGACGATTATAGTATCGTCTTAATGTGGCTACTATGcgtaaaaatgttcttttacaCATATTGTAAGGtcacaaattacatttaaacatgGCACCAGTTTGATTCATACCTTGGAAACTGACAATCTGACATTCACGTCCACTTCATGCATCAGATGGCAAAGTGTGATGAAAAAAGGTGGGAAAAGAAGAATTTGAACTTTGAATTGTCTTTGCTTACTATTTCACATTTTGTGAGTACAACTAAGTGCGACACTATGACTGATTTGAGGAGAGTCTGTGCTAGTGTCAACTGTTATCCCCATCTGTTCGATTCATTGCAGCTCGGCCCTCTCTGTGATGGCAGGTGCTTTGCACCATTTTCAATCCATTCAGAACAGATAAAGACACTTGCCTTTAAATGCGACCTGATGACAATTTGTATTAACTAGTTTGCTCCTTTTGAGTGTGACGCTGGGGTATGAAAGACTCACGGGTATCCCAGGAACAGCAGGTTGAGTACAGAGTGGTTCTTGCAGAGGTTGACCAGTGTCCAGCAGAGCACCCAACCACACATTGTGAGCAGGCTGAGTCTTGCTGCGATCAGAACCACATAGCGGACCAGTGATCTCCCGCTACTCTGAGACACCTGGATGAGACAGACAATAGAATAACTCATTTAGATTTGAGTCCCATGGgactaaatgtgttaaaaacgCTCAGGGAAAAATAAATTCCACTGCATAATAAATGTTTAGGTCTGGGTGTTTACCTCTGAAACTATAGTCCAAACAAGCCTCCTGGCCAACATGACTGTGATAAAGATAGCCAGGTGGTAATCCATTAGATGAAAGTTCTGCAGGCACACAGCAGATTAATgcacacaaagaagaaaaaaaggatatcATTAGTTTCcatgaagacattttaatatttcagcaCAGTTTGAAGTGAGAACTAAACATGCCAATTAAATATCTGCCATGTTATGAACTGTAAATAGATAAAATCACCACTTGTTTATGCACTGGCTGAatgaatgtttctgttttcaaaTCTCAGGAgatcatcataaaacatcaaaaacctGTGCAAACTTTTGCCAAGATATATTTCAGGGTAAACTTGATCCTTTTTGGCATTTGACATTTTCCGTTAAAAAACCCCAGACTTCAAAAGTGGAGGTTGGTTTTAACCCAGATTTGTTTTCCCCTAAAACCTCAAGgctgctgtgtttcctgttgcaAAAGGTTATGTTCAATGTAGTAAAGAGAAAGTAAAGACgtaaatgaaagtgaaaagaaaaataatctacCAATTACACAGCAGTAAATCAACGTGAAACAAATAAAGTATTAAGCTACATAGTGTATAAAACTCCAGATGCAATTTTTAAGATGTGATTTCACAAAGTTTTCAATATTTCAAATACTAATAAATTCAAGTTTAGTTGGATGATGAGCCCTGTATTCTTATATTAAGTATACAAATTTAGTGTTGGGAATCAGACATTTTAAGTTAAGAGAGAGGAAGCAATGATCACAAAGTCAACAGGTGAAGcagtgtgtgtaaagtgtgCTGTGTTCTTACAAGCGAGGTAGAGGCAGCAGGGTGGCTGTATGGGTACCACCAGACCGTCCTGTAGATGTTTATATACTGGACAAACAAGGCCACCAGCAAATAAAGAAAGAGCAGGAACTCAAACAGCAGGCTGCTGTCCAACGGCAGCTCAGGGATTCTTGAGTGACGGACTGGCTCCGGGGTAATTAGGGCCGAGAGAGGTGGGGCAGACAGACCCACCGAGTTACTGCTCCTGAAAAGCGATGCACACAAAGATAATACAAACATTCAGACACGTATATCTGAGAAGCAGAGTGTGTGCATAAAAACAATGTTTGTGtctcatatatacatatattattcatttatacaGAATTCAAACCAAATTATAAGAGCAGTTTAAATAAATGAgtgaaatgtttatttctcATATCACTTATATACTGCAAGCTCTAAAACGATCTCATCAAGTATTGTAATAATATAccagtatatatttatttgttcaaaATCCCTCCATATGTTGTCTTGTGCAgtgaaaatatgtatttaaacagatttaaaatTGCTGAAGGAGTCTTTAGTTTGTGCCCACATTTGTAATCTGCAAGGGGACATGTTTGAATAAAGGCTGCGACTTGAGATCATTTTAATTtggtctgaccaacagtccaaaacccaaaaatattccatttaCAATCATATAAAACCAGAGGAAGCAGCATGTATTGCATCATGCTCTACATGGGATGTGGTAAATGACTATATTGTGAATATTGAGTACAAATTGTCATGTGATTTCTTTATAAGCCACCACCCTGACACTCGCTTTGAGGTTTCGCTCCTCTTCTTACTCACTCCCTCttacagacatgaaaaaaaaaaatctcacctACGTCGCACACACTCGCCCATCCATCCAGACCTCTCTCCTGGGAGAGTATGTGTGATGTATGTAGGTGAGGTGAGGCAAGGCAAGTGTTTTTCTATTGTAATGGTTTAACGAACTGCtaactattcatttcattataacAGCACTTTATTTAAGTACTGTAACTGTAGTTTATTTAGTAGTTTAATATGGTATGCAGAGTGTAAAGGAAAGTAAATGATGAATGAAGGCTGAATATACTGCTGTATATTTTGACTCATGGTTGAATAGTTTTTGAAATAATTTCCATATGACTGAGCAACAAAGATCTTTACTGTCACACGATAGATAACATCTGTTGTGTAAAATTAGGGTTGGTCAACAAACTGTGAAATTGTGGGTtagaacataaaaacatttcaagtcAGGATGACGGGAAAGAAATGCTCTAGTTGACAGACAACACTACATCTGTACAGTTTGCCCATAATACTCTGAGTAATacaaccctgtgtgtgtgtgtgtgtgtctgtgtgtgtgtgtgtttacctgttcCTGAGGCCTGTACCATTGCCGAGGTTGCCTCCTACCAGAGTCTGCAGGGATGGCAGAGCAGAGCGACttagctgctgtctgctgggaCCCCTGCGACCCCCTGGCATGGTCGCCAGTTACCGCGGCAACCACGGATGCTGCCCACCAACCAACAGCTGCTGggactcctccctttctcctcaaTGAGCCACCATATACACCAAGGCCACTgcaaaggaaacaaaaagacaagactgagttataaaaaaaaaagaaaggacatAATTAAGGTTGAAACgacaaagtgaaaaaacaacaaacccgAGGCCTAATCGACATACGCACACCTCAAGCCAACCACCCCAGAGCCAGATCTGTCC encodes:
- the tmem39a gene encoding transmembrane protein 39A, yielding MPGGRRGPSRQQLSRSALPSLQTLVGGNLGNGTGLRNRSSNSVGLSAPPLSALITPEPVRHSRIPELPLDSSLLFEFLLFLYLLVALFVQYINIYRTVWWYPYSHPAASTSLNFHLMDYHLAIFITVMLARRLVWTIVSEVSQSSGRSLVRYVVLIAARLSLLTMCGWVLCWTLVNLCKNHSVLNLLFLGYPFGVYVPLCCFHQEGGKSQTAPADCDYPADHQQTDLTETPFFRPRDFLFLLRENLREQFSSAPHMPTHTCPPHTHTHTPELIRAEVEELKSDFNRRIKEVLFNSLFSAYYVAFLPLCFVKSTQYYDMRWSCEHLIMVWINAFVMLMSQLLPPSYCDLLHRSAAHLGRWQKLEHGSYSNAPQHVWSESTIWPQGVLVRHSRCLYKAVGPYNVALPSDVSHARFYFLFHKPLRILNLLIWIESSVVLYQLYSLLRSERWNHTLSLGLILFCNYYVLFKLLRDRIVLGKAYSYPVSSNSLGLKSQ